One part of the Actinomyces howellii genome encodes these proteins:
- a CDS encoding glycosyltransferase family 2 protein: MSRAPSKRVPALDPLRSMVACLELSTDTLEVVSGAPTDPRALVLVRDEGRVLALVELEGAHGTDGPDGSDGSDGTDSADSVAERARQAARGRSAERAWHRGAGAGTDASVVICTVGRNPLLTAAVEAALAQDHERLEVVVVDNAPGRGRTRQMLAGIDDPRLRVVPEPVAGLSRARNTGVAAACGEVIAFTDDDAVTDPRWLSETLDVLAADPGRNVGAVTGNPLPARLRHPTQRYFEARGGFPRTEVPVLWTLGPVPASVARLGAPGDGGPLYPLATARVGAGVSMAFRREVLDLIGPFDERLGAGTRTAGGEDLDAFARVLRSGHAIVQTPDAVVWHTHRPTLGGLRTQVKGNGTGMAALLTKAVLSDPRALVDLAGRSRAVARRLSPGSQRVAGRDPDVPGSLTRTEVLGFVSGPALFLVEGARARRARGRNR; the protein is encoded by the coding sequence ATGAGCCGGGCCCCCTCGAAGCGCGTCCCCGCTCTTGACCCCTTGCGGTCGATGGTGGCCTGCCTCGAGCTGTCCACCGACACGCTCGAGGTCGTCTCGGGCGCACCGACCGACCCCCGCGCGCTCGTGCTCGTACGTGACGAGGGTCGCGTCCTGGCCCTCGTCGAGCTCGAGGGCGCTCACGGCACTGACGGCCCTGACGGCTCTGACGGCTCTGACGGCACTGACAGTGCTGACAGCGTCGCCGAGCGTGCTCGCCAGGCCGCGCGAGGCCGCAGCGCTGAGCGCGCCTGGCACCGCGGCGCGGGAGCGGGGACCGACGCCTCGGTGGTCATCTGCACCGTGGGCCGCAACCCCCTGCTCACCGCAGCCGTCGAGGCCGCCCTCGCACAGGACCACGAGCGCCTCGAGGTGGTCGTCGTCGACAACGCGCCCGGCCGCGGCCGCACGAGGCAGATGCTCGCAGGCATCGACGACCCCCGCCTGCGTGTGGTCCCCGAGCCGGTCGCGGGGCTGTCCCGGGCGCGCAACACCGGCGTGGCCGCCGCCTGTGGCGAGGTCATCGCCTTCACCGACGACGACGCCGTCACCGACCCCAGGTGGCTCTCCGAGACGCTCGACGTCCTGGCCGCCGACCCGGGACGGAACGTGGGGGCGGTGACCGGCAACCCCCTGCCCGCGCGCCTGCGCCACCCGACCCAGCGCTACTTCGAGGCCAGAGGAGGCTTCCCCCGCACCGAGGTGCCGGTGCTGTGGACCCTGGGCCCGGTCCCCGCGAGCGTCGCCCGCCTGGGAGCACCGGGCGACGGCGGGCCGCTCTACCCCCTGGCCACCGCCCGGGTGGGGGCCGGGGTGTCGATGGCCTTCCGCCGCGAGGTCCTCGATCTCATCGGTCCCTTCGACGAGCGCCTCGGCGCCGGCACCCGGACCGCGGGAGGGGAGGACCTCGACGCCTTCGCCAGGGTGCTGCGCTCGGGCCACGCGATCGTCCAGACCCCCGACGCCGTCGTCTGGCACACCCACCGCCCCACCCTGGGCGGCCTGCGCACGCAGGTCAAGGGCAACGGCACGGGCATGGCCGCGCTGCTCACCAAGGCCGTCCTGTCAGACCCCCGGGCGCTTGTCGACCTGGCCGGCCGGAGCCGGGCCGTGGCCCGCCGGCTCTCCCCGGGCTCCCAGCGCGTGGCCGGCCGCGACCCCGATGTGCCGGGCTCCCTCACGCGTACCGAGGTCCTGGGCTTCGTGTCGGGGCCCGCCCTGTTCCTCGTGGAGGGCGCCCGGGCACGGCGCGCCCGTGGGCGGAACCGGTGA
- a CDS encoding O-antigen ligase family protein: MSSVGSGPPHVPGAREAVPLSGWPVLAPMAAYLLWWLLGVGDMIWLIAAAAMLYQWLGSRHLGIPRSLLLWGLFLVWCVASMVMIDTTGRLIGAVYRLLFYAAAACFAIHTYSARRALPLVRVTGAMTWFLACMTAGGYLALAMPELVIHTPMSWVVPQGLASNELVADMIVRRTTQWSPDLWEPQAVRPAAPFLYANTWGNVYSFVLPVAVLHLWLTRGARWWWAWAAVVAASVVPAVSTLNRGMFIGLGVVGAWAALQAVRRGRVLIVLAGVVITPLAGALWIASPSGQSLLHRLESTNSTVDRALLYRLTLEGALDSPLFGYGSPRPAPDPWLPSLGTQGQLWTVLYSNGFVGTALFLGCLLSVLALAWRRTDPVGAVMGGIVAATVVESLYYGMMTGLMVTMVAVGLVLRPDTAVGPGRRSEDGGEVTLSSRAQRRRTARRASSDRPRRRRS; this comes from the coding sequence GTGAGCTCGGTCGGCTCAGGGCCCCCGCACGTCCCGGGCGCCCGGGAGGCCGTCCCCCTGTCGGGATGGCCGGTGCTCGCCCCCATGGCCGCCTACCTCCTGTGGTGGCTGCTCGGCGTGGGGGACATGATCTGGCTCATCGCGGCGGCCGCGATGCTCTACCAGTGGCTCGGGTCGCGCCACCTGGGCATCCCCCGCTCCCTGCTCCTGTGGGGCCTGTTCCTCGTGTGGTGCGTGGCCTCGATGGTCATGATCGACACGACCGGCCGTCTCATCGGCGCGGTCTACCGGCTCCTGTTCTACGCGGCGGCGGCCTGCTTCGCCATCCACACCTACAGCGCGAGGCGCGCCCTGCCGCTTGTCCGCGTGACCGGTGCGATGACCTGGTTCCTCGCGTGCATGACGGCCGGCGGCTACCTCGCCCTGGCCATGCCCGAGCTCGTCATCCACACGCCGATGTCCTGGGTCGTGCCCCAGGGCCTGGCCTCCAACGAGCTCGTAGCCGACATGATCGTGCGTCGCACCACCCAGTGGAGCCCCGACCTGTGGGAGCCCCAGGCGGTGCGGCCCGCGGCCCCCTTCCTGTACGCCAACACGTGGGGCAACGTCTACTCCTTCGTCCTGCCCGTCGCCGTGCTCCACCTGTGGCTCACGCGCGGGGCCCGGTGGTGGTGGGCCTGGGCGGCCGTCGTCGCGGCCTCGGTGGTCCCCGCGGTGAGCACCCTCAACCGGGGCATGTTCATCGGCCTCGGGGTGGTTGGCGCCTGGGCCGCGCTCCAGGCCGTGCGGCGCGGGCGCGTGCTCATCGTCCTGGCGGGGGTCGTCATCACCCCCCTGGCGGGCGCCCTGTGGATCGCCTCGCCCTCGGGTCAGTCCCTGCTCCACCGCCTGGAGTCCACGAACTCGACGGTGGACCGTGCCCTGCTCTACCGCCTCACCCTCGAGGGGGCGCTCGACTCGCCGCTGTTCGGCTACGGCTCCCCGCGCCCGGCCCCTGACCCGTGGCTCCCCTCCCTGGGCACCCAGGGGCAGCTGTGGACCGTGCTCTACTCGAACGGCTTCGTGGGGACCGCGCTGTTCCTGGGCTGCCTCCTGAGCGTCCTGGCCCTGGCCTGGCGGCGCACCGACCCCGTGGGCGCGGTCATGGGCGGGATCGTGGCGGCCACCGTCGTGGAGTCCCTCTACTACGGCATGATGACCGGGCTCATGGTCACGATGGTGGCGGTGGGCCTGGTCCTGCGGCCGGACACCGCGGTGGGTCCGGGGAGGCGGTCCGAGGACGGCGGGGAGGTGACGCTCAGCAGTCGGGCTCAGCGGCGAAGGACTGCGAGGCGAGCTTCCAGTGACCGTCCACGAAGGCGAAGGTCATGA
- a CDS encoding oligosaccharide flippase family protein, whose protein sequence is MTDSTAQRRALARGGALSFVGSATSAALGFVLTVVFSRMLGTQGAGVVFQATGVFAVVMAFAKLGLDSTAIYLVPRVRLDDPRALRPLLRLMTLMSLAAGVLLVIVLEVLAPWVWKDDGARTLDSVRAVVLFVPVGALSVIASAVLRALGGVRQYVLVSNVALPVMRPPVVAVAAAATGSVVAVSAAWALPLVVVLAASAVLISAHLGALEDGAPARGLPDRALTRRVLAYTLPRTLSAGLEQALVWLDVLLVGLLAGDAAAGVYGGASRFIQAGLLVDAALRVVVSPQFSALLHTRQEDRLRDLHATATTWLVLVGTPVYVLLGCFAPVFLGLLGPEFSSGGWALTVLAAGVAITFLAGNIHSLLLMSGRSGWAAFNKAVVLVLNVVGNVVLLPRLGIVGAALTWTVCMTVDALLAVVEVDRLLGVRVRARDALVPLGVVLGTVGAPSLVTVLVMGRSATALAVACAVSAVAYLSACAALRGPLRLDGLAAAVRRRP, encoded by the coding sequence GTGACAGACAGTACCGCGCAGCGCAGGGCACTGGCGCGCGGCGGCGCCCTCAGCTTCGTCGGCTCAGCGACGAGCGCCGCTCTGGGCTTCGTGCTCACGGTCGTCTTCTCGCGCATGCTCGGCACCCAGGGGGCGGGCGTGGTCTTCCAGGCCACGGGTGTGTTCGCCGTCGTCATGGCCTTCGCCAAGCTCGGGCTGGACTCCACCGCCATCTACCTCGTGCCCCGGGTGCGCCTCGACGACCCCCGCGCGCTGCGCCCGCTCCTGCGGCTCATGACGCTCATGAGCCTGGCGGCAGGGGTCCTGCTCGTCATCGTCCTCGAGGTCCTCGCCCCGTGGGTGTGGAAGGACGACGGGGCGAGGACCCTGGACTCCGTGCGCGCGGTCGTGCTCTTCGTCCCGGTCGGCGCCCTGTCGGTCATCGCCTCGGCCGTGCTGCGCGCCCTGGGCGGGGTCAGGCAGTACGTGCTCGTGTCCAACGTCGCCCTGCCGGTCATGCGGCCCCCGGTCGTGGCCGTCGCCGCGGCCGCCACCGGCTCGGTGGTGGCGGTGAGCGCGGCCTGGGCACTGCCCCTCGTCGTCGTGCTGGCCGCATCGGCCGTGCTCATCAGCGCCCACCTCGGTGCGCTCGAGGACGGCGCGCCCGCCCGGGGCCTGCCCGACAGGGCGCTGACCCGTCGCGTCCTGGCCTACACGCTGCCCCGGACCCTGTCCGCCGGGCTCGAGCAGGCGCTGGTCTGGCTCGACGTCCTGCTCGTGGGCCTGCTGGCCGGGGACGCCGCGGCCGGGGTCTACGGCGGTGCGAGCCGGTTCATCCAGGCGGGCCTGCTCGTCGACGCGGCGCTGCGCGTCGTCGTCTCACCCCAGTTCTCCGCCCTCCTGCACACTCGCCAGGAGGACCGCCTCCGGGACCTGCACGCGACGGCGACCACCTGGCTGGTCCTCGTGGGAACACCGGTCTACGTCCTCCTGGGCTGTTTCGCCCCGGTCTTCCTGGGGCTGCTCGGCCCGGAGTTCTCCTCGGGGGGATGGGCCCTGACCGTGCTCGCCGCCGGTGTCGCGATCACCTTCCTGGCCGGCAACATCCACTCCCTGCTTCTCATGAGCGGCCGCAGCGGCTGGGCCGCGTTCAACAAGGCGGTCGTCCTCGTCCTCAACGTCGTCGGCAATGTCGTGCTCCTGCCGAGGCTGGGCATCGTGGGCGCGGCACTGACCTGGACGGTGTGCATGACCGTCGACGCCCTCCTGGCCGTGGTCGAGGTGGACAGGCTCCTGGGTGTCCGGGTGCGCGCCCGCGACGCGCTCGTCCCCCTCGGTGTCGTCCTGGGCACGGTCGGTGCGCCCTCGCTCGTGACCGTCCTGGTCATGGGGCGCAGCGCCACCGCCCTGGCGGTGGCCTGCGCCGTGAGCGCGGTCGCCTACCTGAGCGCCTGCGCCGCCCTGCGCGGGCCCCTCAGGCTCGACGGGCTGGCTGCCGCGGTGCGGCGCCGGCCGTGA